The following DNA comes from Thiobacter sp. AK1.
GCGCGATCACCGCCTGGATGCCGGCTTGATAAAACAGCGTGCACAGCAGGAAGCGGAATAGATCGCGAAAGGCGCGCGCCTCGCGCAGGGTGTGGGCCAGGCGCACAAAAGCCTCTCGCACGCGCTGCCCAGCAACCCGCTGCGGCTGCGGCACGGCGCGTTCCCGCAGAAACAAAAAGGTGGGCGTTGCCGCCAGGGCAAAAAACAGCGCCGTGATGACCATGGTTGCCGGCACGAACTGCACCGCCGTCTGCCCGCGCGCCTCGGCCCACGCGATGTAGGCTAGGCAGGCGGCCAGGCTCACGAGGCCCCCCAGATAGCCTAAGCTCCAACCCCAGGCCGAGACCCGACCGATGGCACGGGGGCGCGCCAGCTCTGGTAGAAAGGCGGCAATCAGATTCTCGCCGGTGCCGTAGAAAAAATTCGACAGCAGAATGAACGCCACAGCGGCGCCGAAGCGACCCGGCTCCACGAGGCCCAGGGCCGCAGTGAACAGCACGCAGCCGATGGTGGTGAAAAAAAGCAGGCGCTTCTTCGCAGCCCAGGCATCGGCGTAGGCGCCGATGACAGGCGCGGTGAGCACGATCAGGGCATAGGAAACCGAGAGCGCCAGCGTCCAGGCGAAGGTGGCCCAGGGGGCATTGCCCACCACCACCGAAACGAAATACGCATTGAACACCGCAGTGATGACCACCGTGGTGTAGCCGGAGTTGGCAAAATCGTAGAGCGCCCACGCCCACATCTCGCGTGGCGCCACGCCGGGATTGAGGAAGGATGCGAAGAGCGGGCGAGCCATGCGCGCCAAGCATACCCCACGCCCTACGTGTGGGCATCCATTGAGCTACGGGCCGTCGCCGCGCGTGTCGGTTTACCTTACCCGCGCAAAGCGTTACGCTCAGCTCTGTTCGATCTTTCTGCGCCCAGATTACCCCTTAGGGCGCGAGATGGTCGCAGGCCAGGTTGAACACTTGGCCGCGAAGTGGGGCCGCCCACACCCGCGTAAGCGCGGGTGGCATCTCATAAAGTTATGAATGTCTGGGCCGCGCAGTGCCTTGGGCACTCGCCAGTCTACATCGGGCACGCGCCGGTCCAATGGATAATCCGGATTGAAGACACGATGGAAAACACCGATCTCTCCCGTCTTACCCTCTCACGGGACATTCCACGGCCGCGACGGCGGCGCTGGCCCCTGCTTTTGGGTGTCCTGATTCTAGCCGCGGCTCTTTTTGCCTGGTGGTTCACCGCCAAGCGGGCAATTCCAGTGCAGAGTACCCGTGTGACCCTCGCCTGGCCCTCCCAAGCGCTGACCGTCATCAATGCCACCGGCTATGTCACCGCGGCGCGCAAGGCGTCGGTGGCCTCCAAGGCGTCTGGCCGTCTGGAATGGCTGGGGGTGACCGAAGGCAGCCGGGTACGCGCGGGCGAGGTGATCGCCCGCCTGGAGAATGCCGATCTATTGGCCCAGGTGCGGCAAGCCGAGGCCAATGTCCGCGTGGCTAAAGGTCAACGGGAACAAGCCGCCGCCGAATGGCGCGATGCCGCCCGCGCCTTGGCCCGCGCCCGCGAGCTATTCGCGCGGCGCTTCCTCGCCGAATCCGCTTTGGATGCGGCGCTCGCGCGCGAAGACAAGGCGCGCGCCGCCCTCGCCTCCAGCGAGGCGGCGCTGGCCGCGGCGCAAGCGGCGCTTGCCAACGTGCGTGTGCTGTTGGATTACACCGCGATCCGCGCGCCTTTCGATGGGGTGGTACTCAGCAAGCACGCCAACGTGGGCGATGTAATCACGCCTTTCACCTCGGCACTGGAAGCGAAGGGCGCGGTGGTGACGCTCGCCGACATGTCCACGCTGGAAGTGGAAGCGGACGTGTCAGAGTCCAACCTGCAGGCAGTGAAGGTGGGCCAGCCCTGCGAGATCCAGCTCGATGCGATTCCTGATGCACGTTTTACCGGGCGTGTCTCACGCATCGTACCCACCGTGGACCGCACCAAGGCCACCGTCCTGGTCAAGGTGGCCTTCGATCGTCTCGACCAACGTGTGTTACCTGATATGGCCGCCAAGGTGGCCTTTCTGTCCCGTCCCTTGCGCGCGCAGGAACATCAGCCCCGGCCCGCCCTGCCCGCCGCGGCGGTGATGCGGCGGGATGGCCGCGCCGTAGTGCTGCGCATCGATAAGGGCCGGGCGCGCGAGGTGCCCGTCACCCTAGGGGAGAGCCTTGGCGATCTGGTGGTCATCGATGGGGGACTCAGCCCCGGCGAGACCGTGGTGCTCCATCCCGGCACTCTGCGCGATGGTAGCCGGGTCCGCATTGCAGAAAAAGAGTGATGGTTCGCTCTTCCATCGCTTCTGCGCTGGCTGCACGTGCTAACTAGCCCTGCTTTCCAACTTTTCCAGGTCCACGCCATGTCCGATGAGAAGAAGCCGCTGGTGCTCATACGCCATTTGCGCAAAGCCTACCGCCGTGGGACACAAGTGGTACCGGTGCTGGACGACATCAGTTTCGACATCGAACGCGGAGAATTCCTTGGTCTGATGGGCCCGTCGGGCTCCGGCAAGACCACCCTACTCAATCTCATCGCCGGCATCGACCACCCGGACGCGGGTCGCATCAGCGTCGATGGCATCGACATCACCCGCCTCGACGAGGAGACCCTCGCCGCCTGGCGTGCGCGTCATGTGGGCTTCATCTTCCAGTTCTACAACCTGATGCCCGTACTGACCGCCCTGGAGAACGTGGCGTTGCCGCTCATCCTCTTTGGTCTGTCGCGGCGCGAGCGGCAGGAGCGGGCGAGCCTAGCCCTGTCCATGGTGGGACTGGCCGACCGCATGGACCATTATCCCGCCCAGCTCTCGGGCGGGCAGCAGCAGCGGGTGGCTATTGCCCGCGCCATCATCACCGATCCCACGCTGATCGTGGCGGATGAGCCGACCGGCGATCTGGATCGCCAGTCCGGCCAAGATATCCTGGATTTGCTCGAGCGCCTCAACCAGGAACTCGGCAAGACCATCATCATGGTCACCCACGACCCCAAGGCGGCCGAGCGAGCCCACCGCCTGCGGCATTTGGACAAGGGCGTGCTCACCCATGACCCGGCGTGAGCCATGCTGCTCAAACTCATTCTGAAGAATGTCTTCCGCCACCGGTTGCGCAGCGGGCTCACGCTGCTGGGCGTGACGGTGGCGGTGCTCGCCTTCGGCTTGCTGCAAACCGTGGTGGGGGCCTGGTATGCGGCCGCGGAGGCCACCTCGATGAGCCGATTGGT
Coding sequences within:
- a CDS encoding efflux RND transporter periplasmic adaptor subunit, whose amino-acid sequence is MENTDLSRLTLSRDIPRPRRRRWPLLLGVLILAAALFAWWFTAKRAIPVQSTRVTLAWPSQALTVINATGYVTAARKASVASKASGRLEWLGVTEGSRVRAGEVIARLENADLLAQVRQAEANVRVAKGQREQAAAEWRDAARALARARELFARRFLAESALDAALAREDKARAALASSEAALAAAQAALANVRVLLDYTAIRAPFDGVVLSKHANVGDVITPFTSALEAKGAVVTLADMSTLEVEADVSESNLQAVKVGQPCEIQLDAIPDARFTGRVSRIVPTVDRTKATVLVKVAFDRLDQRVLPDMAAKVAFLSRPLRAQEHQPRPALPAAAVMRRDGRAVVLRIDKGRAREVPVTLGESLGDLVVIDGGLSPGETVVLHPGTLRDGSRVRIAEKE
- a CDS encoding MFS transporter, with the translated sequence MARPLFASFLNPGVAPREMWAWALYDFANSGYTTVVITAVFNAYFVSVVVGNAPWATFAWTLALSVSYALIVLTAPVIGAYADAWAAKKRLLFFTTIGCVLFTAALGLVEPGRFGAAVAFILLSNFFYGTGENLIAAFLPELARPRAIGRVSAWGWSLGYLGGLVSLAACLAYIAWAEARGQTAVQFVPATMVITALFFALAATPTFLFLRERAVPQPQRVAGQRVREAFVRLAHTLREARAFRDLFRFLLCTLFYQAGIQAVIALAAIYAQQVMGFSVRETIELVFVVNITAALGALLFGWLQDRIGHVATIALTLVGWIFMVLLAYIARGPILFWLAANLAGISMGASQSAGRALVGLLSPAARRAEFFGLWGFAVKLASIFGPLTYGVATWVSRGNHRLAILIVGSYFVIGLTILAGVSVRRGRRAALRG
- a CDS encoding ABC transporter ATP-binding protein, translated to MSDEKKPLVLIRHLRKAYRRGTQVVPVLDDISFDIERGEFLGLMGPSGSGKTTLLNLIAGIDHPDAGRISVDGIDITRLDEETLAAWRARHVGFIFQFYNLMPVLTALENVALPLILFGLSRRERQERASLALSMVGLADRMDHYPAQLSGGQQQRVAIARAIITDPTLIVADEPTGDLDRQSGQDILDLLERLNQELGKTIIMVTHDPKAAERAHRLRHLDKGVLTHDPA